One Nitrospinota bacterium genomic window, TCTCGGCACGAAACCACCTCCATGGCGGGCCCGATGAGGCCCGGCGAGGGAGGCAGCGCCTTGGGAGGCCCGTTTCCTTCGAGACTGAGGGGAATAAAGGCGCTACGGCCAGCGGAGTCGTCCCTGAGTCGCTCGATGGCGACCCGGGCGTCGGAATGGGTCTCCACTACGAGGCTCTGGACCCGCTCGCCTAGGGCCGCCTCTATCGCAACCTCGTATGACGGGGGGCATTCGATGAGCTCCGCCACCACACCTCGAATGCCCGCCAGCTCAGCCGACTCCTCGCGGCGTTCCATGAGATAGCGGACCCCCTCTCTGTATCCCTCGAAAGAGCGGTGAATCGCCTCTAGGCTGCTCAGTAGCGATCTTCTCTCCGTCAGGGTTTCTCGTAGAGTGGAGATCTTTTCCTCGACGGAGTGGATGGCCTCAGCCGTACGGGTCATTTCGTTCACGCACGTCGCCCTTTGGCGGAGGGCCTCTTCGTGGTCCTCACCCGTCTTCCGGCGGGCAGCCGTGTGGGTCCGATGCGATGTCTCTATTTGCTCGGCGCTCTCCCGGTCGGCCTCGGAGCCTCCTTCAAGCTGCTCCCGGCGCACTTCGAGGGCCTTGCGCCGTGCCTCTAGGGCGGTGGCCTCGTTGGAGAGAGAGCTTTCGGCCCGCATCTGCTCCAGGAATATCGCTTTTGCTGGCTCTTGAGCCGCCTGGGCCTCCTGGAGCAGCTCAGAGGCCGCGGCCGCCTCCGCATCACGTGATTCGTGAAGAGCCCAAGCCGCCTCGTAGGACTCCTCGAGCTCTCGACCACGCCCCTCCAGAGATCTCATGCGTTCCGCCTCCTGCGTGACCGCGCCCCGGAGGCGCTCGAGTTCCTTGTCGGTAGCTTCCCCCTCCTTGGAGAGCTTTTCCCTCTCGTCCCGCAGGATGCCCACTCGGTGTTCGGCCCGATCGATGGCACCCTCACACTCCAGGAGCTCCTGGCGGCGGGCCGCAACGGCCCTCTCCTTGGTCACCCCGTCGAGACGGAGGCCCTCCAGGTCCCCCTCTCGCGCGGCAACATCCGCGGCGTGACCTTCCAGCTCGGCCCGGCGTCGTTCGGCCTCGCCGGCTAAGGATTCGGTACGGGCCTGGGCGGCGAAGAATTCTCCGGCCAGGATGGTGAGCTCCACGCCCCGCAGCTCACGGCTCAGGTCCTTATAGCGGCGGGCCCTCTGGGCTTGCCGCCGGGGCCGCTCCACCTGACGACGCAGCTCCTCTACGAGGTCGCCCACGCGCTCCAGGTTGTCGCTGGCCGCATCGAGCCTGCGTTGAGCGATAGCCCGCTTGTGCTTGTACTTCATCACGCCTGCGGCCTGCTCGATGAGGAGTCTGCGGTCTTCGGGTTTGGCGCTTACGATGGAGGCCACCCGGTCCTGCTCGATGACGGCGAAGGCGTTGGTGGCCAGACCCGATTCGAGAAATAGCTCCACAATGTCCTTGAGACGGCAGGGGGACCCGTTGAGTCGGTACTCGCTGGTCCCATCACGGTAGAGACGGCGGGAGACCTTCACCTCGTCAAAGGCCGCGTAGGGGGAATCACCGAGGGTTGAGGCCGCATCCTCGAGAACCAGAGAAACCTCGGCCATTCCGATCGGCGCCCGGGTGGCCGAGCCGTTGAATATGAGGTCTTCCATACGGCGGCCCCGCAGGAGCTTGGCGCTCTGCTCGCCTAACACCCAGCGAATAGCATCGGAGATGTTGCTCTTTCCGCAACCGTTGGGGCCGACAATGACGGTGATACCCGGCTCGAAGGTGAGGAGGGTGGGCTCGACGAATGACTTAAAGCCGACCAGCTCGATGGATTTGAGGTACATCACTTTCTCCATCCGAACCGGCAGGCGCGCTTATCAGATATCCTACCACTCGACGGAATCCTTGTAAAGGAAAAAATACAATACTTTGTGCCGATTCTCCGCTCGGCGTCAAGATGTTGTGTGGGTCCCCTGTTACGGTCGTCAAGCCTCTGGGGCGGTTCCCTTAATCAAACGCCCCACTGGCTCGCCGAGACTTAAAGGATTGATTTCCTCTAGACTGCCGGATATACTTTTATTTGGAGCAAGGTTGGCAACTGGGGCGCCTGGCTTAACAGTTTGTGTATTTTTAAATCGGAGAGCCGCCGCGGCGGATCTCGCCTCCACGTGGCCTCCGATGGGCTGACAGCCGCCCTGTCCATGAAGCGCCTTCAGGCCCTCATTGCCGAATCGTCGATCAATCCTCCTCGGGTGGAATCTGTTGCTCATGACCTTGGGGAATACTGAGGCGTAGCGGCCCATGGATTCGCCTGGCGCATACGTGGGGCGGCTCCTTGGAGCGCTTCGGGACCGTCTGGCCCTTCGCCTGTCCCTCACCCGCATCCAGCCTAACCAGATAACACTCCTTGGCGTGGCCCTATCGGCCGCGGCGGGCTTCCTCTTCGCCCAGCTCGCCGAGGGCTGGGCGGGCGCGGTGCTCCTCGGTGCCGGGACGTGCGATGTCCTCGCCGGGGCCCTGGCCCGGGCCAAGGGCAAGCTCACCACCTTTGGGGCCATTTACGATTCGACCCTAGACCGCTATAGTGACTTCTTCATATTCTTCGGCATAGCGATCGGGGGCCTGCGGGCACTTCGGGCCGACAGGTTCGGGCTTGCCCTCGCGGTCACCGTCGGGGCGGTCCTGACGAGCTACGTGCGTGCTCGCGCCGAGCGTCACATCGAGAGGTGCGACGTGGGATTTACGGAACGGCCCGAGCGGCTGGTGGCGATAATCGTGGGCGCCTTGATCGGCCACCTCGACAGGGCACTCTGGGTCCTCGTCCCGTTGACCCACTTGACTGTAATCCAGCGGCTGCTCTACACGCGCCACGCGTTGGGGCCACAGCAACCCCTACCGTCGGGCTGGAGGAGAATGCTCCGAGGCCTTCTGCTGTGGCCTTACCCCCGGATGAGCTGGCAGTACGACCTGGTGGCTGGCTGCATAATGGCCTTACTTATTGTCCCCTGGCCGTTGCCGTTGGGTCTAATAATATAAATTGGGCACTTCTTGCCCCCGAGAAGGAGAAAAAAACCATGACGCGTAGAGTCACTATTGCTGGTCTGCTCCTTGTCGTGGCCGCCCTTGGGGGTGGTACGGTGGCAGCAACCGAGGAGAAAACACCTCCCACGCCGCACGAGGCCTCCAGCACTGTCCTTTCCCTCAAGGCCAATATGGGAGGACATCACTTGGAAGTGGAGGTCGAGCAGACCGACGACGGGGTAACCGTCAAGGGCGCCCTTGATGAGAAGACCATCGAGGCCTACGGCACGCGCCAGGCCGACGGGACGGTCCGCGTGGAGGTCACCTCGGACAATGAGACTATGCTCGAGATGACCATCAACCCTGAGGCTTTGGTCCAGATGACTACTCCCTCCGGCCCTCCAACGCAGCCGTAGATTCATAAGGGCCCGCCATACTCCCTCCTAAGGAGGAAGGGAGAAAGCCCCCCCATTTAAGTGTTCATTACATGAACACCATTGTTTTTTAAAGAGTGTTCGGTGATAGGTGGCCACCGTACATGGCCTGTGGGACTATAGCAAATGTTGGGGCTTAAGGTCTCGCGGAAGCTATATATTGGGTCTCGTACTTTCTAGCCGCTTCAGTGCCTGTCGGGCGGCGGCCTGTTCGGCATCCTTTTTGCTCTTTCCGGTGCCTCGGCCTAATAATCCCTTGGAATCAAACACCTCGATCTCAAAAGTCTTTTGGTGGTCGGGGCCCCGTTGAGCGACAACTGTATAGTTCGGCAGGCCCTGACTCGTCTCCTGACACCACTCCTGGAGGAGGCTTTTGAAGTCGGTCGTAGGTACCGCCGAAGCCACATCCTCTAGGACATCTGCGAAAAGGTCCAACAGAATGGACCGAGTCCTGTCGTATCCCGCCTCCAGGTAGAGGGCCGCCGCCAGAGCCTCGTAAGCGCCGGCTAGGAGCGAGGGTTTGTCCCTACCTCCTGTAAGCTCCTCCCCGCGGCCGAGCCGCAGGTGGTCTCCCAGGCCGAGGAGTCGGGCCCGGTTGGCCAGGGCCGCCTCGTTGACTAAGTGGGATCGTCGCTTGGAGAGCACTCCCTCAGGGGCGTTGGGAAGCGTTTGGACGAAGTGCTCCGAGATGACGAGGTCGATGACCGCGTCGCCGAGGAATTCGAGCCGCTCGTTGTGCGATGTGGGCTCGGGCTGCTCGTGGGCGAAGGAGGTGTGGGTCAGGGCCTGCTCCAGGAGGTCCTTGTCGGCAAAGTTATAGCCGATTCGTTCCTCCAGGGAGGCCAGAGGTGGGCGAGGCATGCTGCCTCCCTGATCAGCCCTACATCTTCAGAAATGCCAGCGTGACGTTCGTCCCCCCGAAGCCGAAAGAGTTGGACAGGACCTTGCGGACGGTCGCCTTGCGCGCCTCGTTGGGGACGTAGTCGAGGTCACATTCCGGGTCGGGGGTCTCGTAGTTGATGGTGGGCGGGATAATGCCGTGCTTCATGGTCAAGATGGAGAAGATGGCCTCAACACCGCCGGCGGCGCCCATGAGGTGTCCGGTCATGGACTTGTTCGAGCTAATGGCCAGATTGTAGGCATGCTCGCCAAAGACCTGCTTGATGGCTAGGGTTTCGAGCTTATCGTTGAAGGGGGTGGAGGTGCCGTGGGCGTTGATGTAGTCGACCTCCGTGGGGTCCCAGCCGGCCTCATCAACCGCCAGTTTTATGCACCGGGCCACCTGGGTTCCGTTGGGATCGGGCATTGTGATGTGGTGGGCATCTGCTGTCATGCCGTAGCCCACAATTTCGGCGTGGATCTCCGCCCCGCGGGCCCTGGCCCCCTCGAGGCTCTCCAGGACCAGAACTCCCGCGCCCTCCCCCATGACGAAACCGTCGCGGTCGGAGTCGAAGGGTCGGCTCGCGCCGACAGGATCGTCGTTGCGGGTCGAAAGGGCCCGCATGTTGGTGAAGCCGACTACCGCCAACGGGGTGATGGTGCCCTCGGTCCCGCCGGCCAGCATGATATCGGCGTCACCCCGTTGGATAATCTTGTAGGCATCTCCGATTGCGTGGCCGCCGGTGGCGCAGGCCGTGACCACACAGCTGTTGGGGCCCTTCATATTAAACCGCATGGAGACCTGACCGCTGGCCAGATTACAGATAATCATTGGGATAAAGAAGGGACTGACCCTCCTGTGCCCCTTTTCGAGCAACATCTTGTGGAAGTGCTCTATGGCCATCAGTCCACCCATTCCTGATCCTATGATGACACCGGCCCGCTCGGAGTTCTCTTCTGTGATCTGGAGCTTTGCGTCCTCGAGGGCGCGATAGCTTGCCGCGAGTGAGTAGTGGATAAAGAGGTCCATCTTCTTGATCTCTTTTTTGTCCACCCAGTCTTCGGGCTGAAAGTCCTTGACCTCGCCGGCAATGCGTACGGGCAGGTCGTCGGCATCAAAACGGGTGATTGGCCCCAGCCCGCTCTTTCCGCGGATCGCTCCCTCCCAATTCTCCTCGATGGTGTTACCCAGGGGCGTTATGGCCCCTAGACCGGTTACGACGACTCGTCGGGACAAAGCAATCACCTCCTTCCATTGACCTCCCCGCTCGGGGGTCAGCCCAACTGCTGTTGTTTGACATAGTCAATTGCATCTTTGACCGTGACAATTTTTTCGGCCTCCTCGTCAGGGATTTCGACGTCGAACTCCTCTTCGAAGGCCATGATCAGCTCCACCGTGTCTAAGCTGTCCGCACCCAAATCATCAATAAAGGATGCCTTGGGAGTCACTTCATCCTCTTCTACACCCAACTGCTCCACAATAAT contains:
- the acpP gene encoding acyl carrier protein, translating into MSLDQRVKEIIVEQLGVEEDEVTPKASFIDDLGADSLDTVELIMAFEEEFDVEIPDEEAEKIVTVKDAIDYVKQQQLG
- the fabF gene encoding beta-ketoacyl-ACP synthase II translates to MIALSRRVVVTGLGAITPLGNTIEENWEGAIRGKSGLGPITRFDADDLPVRIAGEVKDFQPEDWVDKKEIKKMDLFIHYSLAASYRALEDAKLQITEENSERAGVIIGSGMGGLMAIEHFHKMLLEKGHRRVSPFFIPMIICNLASGQVSMRFNMKGPNSCVVTACATGGHAIGDAYKIIQRGDADIMLAGGTEGTITPLAVVGFTNMRALSTRNDDPVGASRPFDSDRDGFVMGEGAGVLVLESLEGARARGAEIHAEIVGYGMTADAHHITMPDPNGTQVARCIKLAVDEAGWDPTEVDYINAHGTSTPFNDKLETLAIKQVFGEHAYNLAISSNKSMTGHLMGAAGGVEAIFSILTMKHGIIPPTINYETPDPECDLDYVPNEARKATVRKVLSNSFGFGGTNVTLAFLKM
- the rnc gene encoding ribonuclease III produces the protein MPRPPLASLEERIGYNFADKDLLEQALTHTSFAHEQPEPTSHNERLEFLGDAVIDLVISEHFVQTLPNAPEGVLSKRRSHLVNEAALANRARLLGLGDHLRLGRGEELTGGRDKPSLLAGAYEALAAALYLEAGYDRTRSILLDLFADVLEDVASAVPTTDFKSLLQEWCQETSQGLPNYTVVAQRGPDHQKTFEIEVFDSKGLLGRGTGKSKKDAEQAAARQALKRLESTRPNI
- a CDS encoding CDP-alcohol phosphatidyltransferase family protein, which translates into the protein MDSPGAYVGRLLGALRDRLALRLSLTRIQPNQITLLGVALSAAAGFLFAQLAEGWAGAVLLGAGTCDVLAGALARAKGKLTTFGAIYDSTLDRYSDFFIFFGIAIGGLRALRADRFGLALAVTVGAVLTSYVRARAERHIERCDVGFTERPERLVAIIVGALIGHLDRALWVLVPLTHLTVIQRLLYTRHALGPQQPLPSGWRRMLRGLLLWPYPRMSWQYDLVAGCIMALLIVPWPLPLGLII
- the smc gene encoding chromosome segregation protein SMC, which produces MYLKSIELVGFKSFVEPTLLTFEPGITVIVGPNGCGKSNISDAIRWVLGEQSAKLLRGRRMEDLIFNGSATRAPIGMAEVSLVLEDAASTLGDSPYAAFDEVKVSRRLYRDGTSEYRLNGSPCRLKDIVELFLESGLATNAFAVIEQDRVASIVSAKPEDRRLLIEQAAGVMKYKHKRAIAQRRLDAASDNLERVGDLVEELRRQVERPRRQAQRARRYKDLSRELRGVELTILAGEFFAAQARTESLAGEAERRRAELEGHAADVAAREGDLEGLRLDGVTKERAVAARRQELLECEGAIDRAEHRVGILRDEREKLSKEGEATDKELERLRGAVTQEAERMRSLEGRGRELEESYEAAWALHESRDAEAAAASELLQEAQAAQEPAKAIFLEQMRAESSLSNEATALEARRKALEVRREQLEGGSEADRESAEQIETSHRTHTAARRKTGEDHEEALRQRATCVNEMTRTAEAIHSVEEKISTLRETLTERRSLLSSLEAIHRSFEGYREGVRYLMERREESAELAGIRGVVAELIECPPSYEVAIEAALGERVQSLVVETHSDARVAIERLRDDSAGRSAFIPLSLEGNGPPKALPPSPGLIGPAMEVVSCREEFRPVIRHLLGGVWLVEDLDTALDVWRNNGRSVTLVTLDGIVMEPNGLIIGGSANSGHLELLKKRRLVRQLSDEVVDLQERLAPMEEELARLLHQRQTLEGDRELLNRRIAELDKRLVEVDKTLEHLALERERIARSLEVAAAEASRLEVDLEAIDADQARLADLRNEAESDRLKQEGLIAEAEKALAEAASSWEEARQAVHEQSLTVTRLRGERDAHRAEQTAAVQRSEDLSARLADLESRRVEAAKREAAVGHSLEALEAELQEHFKKRAGLTDRLRAVEEKLVSHQRVALAAEEAIGRSRDRLDEAKDRMGPIEVAQAEVRVEIAHIEERLRRDWRLVSPALVAYHDPEGPPLEERRRKAEALRNRLRNLGGVNLEALEEFEEVEARHAFLAAQKTDLERSIADLTKVIEKVDRTTRRMLRETFEAVNTRFQEVFARLFEGGSAMLVLTDDDILEAGVEVSVQPPGKRLGSITLLSAGERALTALALLFAMFLVKPAPFCLLDEVDATLDDANIQRFTNLLKERAAETQFIVITHNKQTMVQGEVLCGVTMEEEGVSRVVSLNLEQASAHAH